In one window of Gadus chalcogrammus isolate NIFS_2021 chromosome 12, NIFS_Gcha_1.0, whole genome shotgun sequence DNA:
- the rgs16 gene encoding regulator of G-protein signaling 16: MCKGLSSLPNSCLERAKGLKARLGNILQKPDWKLTCCKIGKNRPTTEECLKWKHSFEKLLSSKYGMCAFTAFLVSEFSEENIAFYFACEEYRSTKSAAKLAAKAQKIYDEFIGSDAPREINIDHETRDITKSNMESPSPACFDMAQHRIYMLMAKDCYPRFLRSQTYREMAYEDGDKRRCPVHPENV, translated from the exons ATGTGCAAAGGATTATCATCACTTCCAAACTCCTGCCTGGAAAG GGCCAAGGGACTGAAAGCAAGGCTGGGGAACATTCTGCAAAAACCAGATTGGAAACTGACATGCTGCAAAATAGGGAAAAATCG ACCCACCACAGAAGAATGCCTCAAGTGGAAGCATTCATTTGAAAAGCTACTGTCAAGTAAAT ATGGCATGTGTGCCTTCACAGCTTTCCTCGTGTCTGAGTTCAGCGAGGAGAACATTGCATTCTACTTCGCCTGCGAGGAATACAGGAGCACCAAGTCAGCTGCCAAGCTCGCAGCCAAAGCCCAGAAGATTTACGATGAATTCATCGGCAGCGACGCACCACGAGAA ATCAATATCGACCACGAGACCCGGGACATCACAAAATCCAACATGGAGTCCCCCTCGCCCGCTTGCTTCGACATGGCCCAGCACAGGATCTACATGTTGATGGCCAAAGACTGCTACCCCCGATTCCTACGCTCACAAACTTACAGGGAGATGGCGTACGAAGACGGGGACAAGAGAAGATGTCCTGTCCACCCAGAGAATGTGTGA